A window from Hemibagrus wyckioides isolate EC202008001 linkage group LG17, SWU_Hwy_1.0, whole genome shotgun sequence encodes these proteins:
- the lrrc51 gene encoding leucine rich repeat containing 51 produces the protein MFGAPVDFSFKDLCSIEGVLSEEPNKGVHTPWRNSEGKFSSHVLRLNNNLVSNMTGLMETLSALFVEPKRLAWLDLSFNNITHIHPVLTELVELRVLYLHGNSVCNFSEVDKLRTLPLLHTITLHGNNIETRHGYRNYVIATLPHLKMMDFSAVTKQERVTASLWLKPRRSYKASNHTTKNI, from the exons ATGTTCGGGGCTCCTGTGGACTTCTCTTTTAAAGATCTGTGCTCTATAGAAG gtgttcTATCAGAAGAACCAAACAAGGGAGTACACACACCTTGGAGAAACTCAGAGGGGAAATTTTCTAGCCATGTTCTCCGTCTCAACAACAACCTTGTATCGAACATGACCGGACTTATGGAGACACTGTCTGCTTTATTCGTCGAGCCAAAACGACTCGCCTGGCTCGACTTGTCCTTcaacaacatcacacacattcacccg GTCCTCACTGAGCTGGTGGAGTTGCGTGTGTTGTATCTCCATGGTAACTCGGTGTGTAATTTCTCTGAGGTGGACAAGCTTAGGACATTACCACTtctgcacaccatcacactacATGGAAACAACATTGAGACTCGACATGGCTATAG AAACTACGTGATCGCTACCCTTCCTCATCTGAAGATGATGGACTTCAGTGCCGTCACCAAGCAGGAGCGAGTCACAGCCTCCCTCTGGCTCAAGCCCAGGAGGAGCTACAAAGCCAGCAATCACACCACAAAAAACATTTAG
- the lamtor1 gene encoding ragulator complex protein LAMTOR1 has product MGCCYSSESETPEQDGDERKPLIPHPNPDSKPPNGTERNPANISSTRTDEQALLSIINKTAQNIIDVSAADSQGMEQHEYMDKARQYSTKLAVLSSTLSQKKPPPLPSLTSQPHQVLASDLVPYSDIQQVSKVAAYAYSAISQIKVDAKEELVVQFAIP; this is encoded by the exons ATGGGGTGCTGTTACAGCAGCGAGAGCGAAACACCCGAACAG GATGGAGACGAGCGCAAGCCGCTGATCCCGCACCCGAACCCGGACAGCAAACCGCCAAACGGGACAGAGCGGAACCCGGCCAACATCTCGTCCACCCGCACAGACGAGCAGGCTCTGCTGTCAATCATCAACAAGACTGCACA AAACATTATCGATGTATCAGCTGCAGACTCACAGGGAATGGAGCAACATGAGTACATGGACAAAGCCAGGcaatacag CACGAAGCTGGCAGTGTTAAGCAGTACTCTGAGTCAGAAGAAGCCGCCTCCTCTGCCCTCCCTCACCTCCCAACCTCACCAAGTACTCGCTAGTGACCTAGTGCCCTACTCCGACATccagcag gTGTCTAAAGTGGCAGCGTACGCCTACAGTGCCATCTCACAGATCAAGGTGGACGCCAAAGAAGAGCTGGTGGTGCAGTTTGCTATCCCATGA